A stretch of the Streptomyces ortus genome encodes the following:
- a CDS encoding ABC transporter permease, whose product MYDPTVARLTYRGLLGRRRALILGALPVLLIVLSVAVRSFTGADDQVAADVLGGFALATMVPIIGVIAGTGAIGPEIDDGSVVYLLAKPVKRPTIIFTKLIVAVAVTMVFSAVPTFLAGLILNGNGQQVAVAYTVAALVASIAYAALFLLLGTITRHAVVFGLVYALVWEALFGTLVSGARTLSVQQWSLAVAHKVSGGDLVTSDVGLTTGTVLLVVVTVAATWFAGQKLRTLTLAGEE is encoded by the coding sequence ATGTACGACCCCACAGTCGCCCGACTCACCTACCGCGGCCTCCTCGGCCGCCGCCGGGCCCTCATCCTGGGCGCCCTGCCCGTCCTGCTGATCGTCCTCTCCGTGGCCGTGCGCAGCTTCACGGGCGCCGACGACCAGGTGGCCGCGGACGTCCTCGGCGGCTTCGCGCTCGCCACGATGGTGCCCATCATCGGTGTCATCGCGGGAACGGGCGCGATCGGCCCCGAGATCGACGACGGCTCGGTCGTCTACCTGCTCGCCAAGCCGGTCAAGCGCCCCACGATCATCTTCACCAAGCTGATCGTCGCCGTCGCCGTCACCATGGTGTTCTCGGCGGTCCCGACGTTCCTCGCCGGACTGATCCTCAACGGCAACGGCCAGCAGGTCGCCGTCGCGTACACCGTGGCGGCTCTGGTCGCCTCCATCGCGTACGCGGCGCTCTTCCTGCTGCTCGGCACCATCACGCGGCACGCGGTGGTCTTCGGACTCGTCTACGCCCTCGTGTGGGAGGCGCTCTTCGGGACGCTGGTCTCCGGGGCGAGGACGCTCAGTGTCCAGCAGTGGTCGCTCGCGGTGGCCCACAAGGTGTCCGGCGGCGATCTCGTCACCTCCGACGTGGGCCTCACCACCGGCACGGTGCTGCTGGTCGTGGTGACCGTCGCCGCCACCTGGTTCGCGGGACAGAAGTTGCGGACGCTGACCCTGGCCGGCGAGGAGTAG
- a CDS encoding HAD family hydrolase: MTGTTEPTGSAGSTRAFPYRLVATDLDGTLLRSDDTVSERTREALAAATVAGAAHLVVTGRAVPWTRHILDDLGYEGLAVCGQGAQLYDAGAHRLLTSVTLDRQLAGLALAKIEAEVGPLSLAASRDGLDGDVLVGPGYRVQGLLQSVPFTDVAELWAAPLTKMYIQHPRLTDDELTSAARAAAGSLVNIVMAGEGIVEILPLGLSKATGLSLAARRLGVKAADTIAFGDMPNDIPMFAWSAHGVAMANAHTELKAVADELTLSNDEDGIAVVLERLLG; encoded by the coding sequence GTGACCGGCACCACCGAGCCCACCGGATCGGCCGGATCCACGCGGGCGTTCCCGTACAGGCTTGTCGCGACCGATCTCGACGGAACGTTGCTGCGCTCCGACGACACGGTCTCGGAGCGCACGCGCGAGGCACTCGCCGCGGCCACCGTGGCGGGTGCGGCGCACCTCGTGGTCACCGGCCGGGCGGTGCCCTGGACCCGGCACATCCTCGACGACCTCGGGTACGAGGGCCTCGCGGTGTGCGGCCAGGGCGCCCAGCTGTACGACGCCGGGGCGCACCGGCTGCTCACGTCGGTGACCCTCGACCGGCAGCTGGCGGGGCTGGCGCTCGCCAAGATCGAGGCGGAGGTCGGCCCGCTGTCCCTCGCCGCGAGCCGCGACGGTCTCGACGGCGACGTCCTGGTCGGCCCCGGCTACCGGGTGCAGGGCCTGTTGCAGTCCGTCCCGTTCACCGATGTGGCCGAGCTGTGGGCCGCGCCCCTGACCAAGATGTACATCCAGCATCCGCGCCTCACCGACGACGAGCTGACGTCCGCGGCGCGGGCGGCGGCGGGCTCGCTGGTGAACATCGTGATGGCGGGCGAGGGCATCGTGGAGATCCTGCCCCTGGGTCTGTCCAAGGCCACGGGGCTCTCCCTGGCGGCCCGCCGCCTGGGTGTGAAGGCCGCAGACACGATCGCCTTCGGCGACATGCCGAACGACATACCGATGTTCGCGTGGTCGGCGCACGGCGTGGCGATGGCCAACGCCCACACCGAACTCAAGGCCGTGGCCGACGAGCTGACCCTGTCGAACGACGAGGACGGCATCGCGGTGGTGCTGGAGAGACTGCTGGGCTAG
- the serS gene encoding serine--tRNA ligase: MIDLRLLREDPDRVRASQRARGEDVALVDSLLSADERRRSSGVRFDELRSEQKALGKLIPKASGDEKAELLQKAGRLASDVKAADAEQHEADEETKRLLQQLGNLVHPDVPVGGEEDFVVLETHGTIRDFGAEGFEPKDHLELGEALGAIDVERGAKVSGSRFYYLTGVGALLELALVNAAIAQATEAGFVPMLTPALVRPRAMEGTGFLGQAAENVYHLEKDDFYLVGTSEVPLAAYHMDEILDADKLPLRYAGFSPCFRREAGTYGKDTRGIFRVHQFDKVEMFSYVDPADAENEHQRLLDWEKQWLTGLGLPFQVIDVASGDLGSSASRKFDCEAWIPTQGKYRELTSASNCDGFQARRLSVRMRDGKKVQPLATLNGTLCAVPRTIVAILENHQLADGSVRVPEVLRPYLGGRELLEPISK, translated from the coding sequence GTGATTGACCTTCGCCTGCTTCGTGAGGACCCCGACCGTGTTCGCGCCTCCCAGCGCGCCCGTGGAGAGGATGTCGCGCTCGTCGACTCCCTGCTCTCCGCCGACGAGCGGCGCAGGTCGTCCGGCGTCCGCTTCGACGAGCTGCGCTCCGAGCAGAAGGCGCTCGGCAAGCTCATCCCCAAGGCTTCGGGCGACGAGAAGGCCGAGCTGCTCCAGAAGGCCGGCCGGCTCGCCTCCGACGTCAAGGCGGCCGACGCCGAGCAGCACGAGGCGGACGAGGAGACCAAGCGGCTCCTGCAGCAGCTCGGCAACCTCGTGCACCCCGACGTCCCCGTCGGCGGCGAGGAGGACTTCGTCGTCCTGGAGACGCACGGCACGATCCGCGACTTCGGCGCCGAGGGCTTCGAGCCCAAGGACCACCTGGAGCTCGGCGAGGCGCTGGGCGCCATCGACGTCGAACGCGGCGCCAAGGTGTCCGGCTCGCGCTTCTACTACCTGACGGGGGTCGGCGCGCTCCTGGAGCTCGCCCTCGTCAACGCGGCGATCGCGCAGGCCACGGAGGCCGGCTTCGTCCCGATGCTGACCCCCGCGCTGGTCCGCCCGCGCGCCATGGAGGGCACCGGCTTCCTCGGCCAGGCCGCGGAGAACGTGTACCACCTGGAGAAGGACGACTTCTACCTGGTCGGCACCTCCGAGGTCCCGCTCGCGGCGTACCACATGGACGAGATCCTGGACGCGGACAAGCTGCCGCTGCGCTACGCGGGCTTCTCGCCGTGCTTCCGCCGCGAGGCCGGCACGTACGGCAAGGACACCCGGGGCATCTTCCGCGTGCACCAGTTCGACAAGGTCGAGATGTTCTCGTACGTCGATCCGGCGGACGCGGAGAACGAGCACCAGCGGCTCCTCGACTGGGAGAAGCAGTGGCTGACCGGTCTCGGGCTGCCCTTCCAGGTCATCGACGTGGCCTCGGGCGACCTGGGGTCGTCCGCCTCGCGCAAGTTCGACTGCGAGGCGTGGATCCCGACCCAGGGCAAGTACCGCGAGCTGACCTCGGCCTCGAACTGCGACGGCTTCCAGGCCCGCCGGCTGTCGGTACGCATGCGGGACGGCAAGAAGGTGCAGCCGCTCGCGACACTGAACGGCACGCTGTGCGCCGTTCCGCGCACGATCGTGGCGATCCTGGAGAACCACCAGCTGGCCGACGGCTCCGTACGGGTGCCCGAGGTGCTGCGTCCGTATCTGGGCGGCCGTGAGCTGCTGGAGCCGATCTCCAAGTGA
- a CDS encoding aminopeptidase P family protein: MSEALIPETPEAVLEDAADQADEEEPIKQRKNGLYPGVSDELAESMKSGWADTELHGLEPIAQAAHTAARRAALSARFPGERLVVPAGNLKTRSNDTEYPFRASVEYAYLTGNLTEDGVLVLEPSADGHKATIYLLPRSDRENGEFWLSGQGELWVGRRHSLAEAEQLYDIPASDVRELPEKLREATGPVRVVRGYDAGIEAALTDKVTAERDTELRVFLSEARLVKDEFEAGELQKAVDSTVRGFEDVVRVLDRAEATSERYIEGTFFLRARVEGNDIGYGSICAAGPHACTLHWVRNDGPVRSGDLLLLDAGVETHTLYTADVTRTLPVNGTYSEIQKKIYDAVYEAQEAGIAAVQPGAKYRDFHDAAQRVLAEKLVEWGLVEGPVERVLELGLQRRWTLHGTGHMLGMDVHDCAVARTETYVDATLEPGMCLTVEPGLYFQADDLTVPEEYRGIGVRIEDDILVTEDGNRNLSAGLPRRSDEVEAWMAALTA; encoded by the coding sequence GTGTCGGAGGCGCTCATTCCGGAGACCCCGGAAGCCGTGCTTGAAGATGCCGCCGACCAGGCGGATGAAGAAGAGCCCATCAAGCAGCGCAAGAACGGCCTGTATCCGGGCGTGTCCGACGAGCTGGCCGAGAGCATGAAGTCCGGGTGGGCCGACACGGAACTGCACGGCCTGGAGCCGATCGCCCAGGCCGCGCACACGGCGGCCCGCCGCGCCGCCCTCTCCGCGCGCTTCCCGGGCGAGCGCCTGGTCGTCCCCGCCGGGAACCTGAAGACCCGTTCGAACGACACGGAGTACCCCTTCCGTGCCTCGGTCGAGTACGCGTACCTGACCGGCAACCTCACCGAGGACGGCGTCCTCGTGCTGGAGCCGTCCGCGGACGGCCACAAGGCCACGATCTATCTGCTGCCGCGCTCCGACCGCGAGAACGGCGAGTTCTGGCTCTCCGGCCAGGGCGAGCTCTGGGTCGGCCGCCGCCACTCCCTGGCCGAGGCCGAACAGCTGTACGACATCCCCGCCTCCGACGTCCGCGAACTTCCCGAGAAGCTGCGCGAGGCGACCGGGCCCGTCCGGGTCGTACGCGGTTACGACGCCGGGATCGAGGCGGCGCTCACCGACAAGGTCACCGCCGAGCGCGACACCGAACTGCGGGTCTTCCTCTCCGAGGCCCGGCTGGTCAAGGACGAGTTCGAGGCCGGCGAGCTGCAGAAGGCGGTCGACTCGACCGTCCGGGGCTTCGAGGACGTCGTACGGGTCCTGGACCGCGCCGAGGCGACCAGCGAGCGCTACATCGAGGGCACGTTCTTCCTGCGCGCGCGGGTCGAGGGCAACGACATCGGCTACGGCTCGATCTGCGCGGCCGGACCGCACGCGTGCACGCTGCACTGGGTGCGCAACGACGGCCCGGTGCGCTCCGGGGACCTGCTCCTGCTGGACGCGGGCGTGGAGACGCACACCCTGTACACGGCCGACGTGACGCGCACGCTGCCCGTCAACGGAACGTACTCGGAGATCCAGAAGAAGATCTACGACGCCGTGTACGAGGCCCAGGAGGCCGGCATCGCGGCCGTGCAGCCGGGTGCCAAGTACCGGGACTTCCACGACGCCGCCCAGCGTGTGCTGGCCGAGAAGCTCGTCGAGTGGGGGCTCGTCGAGGGCCCGGTCGAGCGGGTCCTGGAGCTGGGACTGCAGCGACGCTGGACGCTGCACGGCACCGGTCACATGCTCGGCATGGACGTCCACGACTGCGCGGTCGCGCGGACGGAGACGTACGTGGACGCCACGCTGGAGCCGGGCATGTGCCTGACCGTGGAGCCGGGGCTGTACTTCCAGGCGGACGACCTGACCGTGCCGGAGGAGTACCGGGGCATCGGTGTCCGGATCGAGGACGACATCCTCGTCACGGAGGACGGCAACCGGAACCTGTCGGCGGGGCTGCCTCGCAGGTCCGACGAGGTCGAGGCGTGGATGGCCGCGCTCACGGCCTGA
- a CDS encoding SCO family protein, whose product MRKKKYAVAALFAAAALTLSACGSGDSGDNAVAEVSAESGSEKAATVLDKPFEKPDLVLTDTQGKKYDLREATEGKPTLIYFGYTNCPDVCPLTMNNIAVAKKQLAQNKKLSQAEKDSLRVVFVTTDPERDTPAALGKWLKGIDPDVVGLTGSFDTIQAGARTVGISIEAPTKGKDGKVTSMHGTQVIAFSPKTDGGYVLYGEDATVDDYTKDLPALIKGAKP is encoded by the coding sequence ATGCGCAAGAAGAAGTACGCCGTGGCCGCTCTGTTCGCCGCGGCCGCTCTGACCCTTTCCGCCTGCGGCAGTGGCGACAGCGGTGACAACGCCGTCGCCGAGGTCTCCGCCGAGTCCGGCTCGGAGAAGGCCGCCACGGTCCTCGACAAGCCGTTCGAGAAGCCGGATCTGGTCCTCACCGACACGCAGGGCAAGAAGTACGACCTCCGCGAGGCGACCGAGGGCAAGCCCACCCTCATCTACTTCGGCTACACCAACTGCCCCGACGTCTGCCCCCTGACGATGAACAACATCGCCGTCGCCAAGAAGCAGCTCGCCCAGAACAAGAAGCTGTCCCAGGCCGAGAAGGACTCGCTCCGGGTCGTGTTCGTCACCACCGACCCGGAGCGGGACACCCCTGCCGCGCTCGGCAAGTGGCTCAAGGGCATCGACCCGGACGTCGTCGGCCTGACCGGCTCCTTCGACACGATCCAGGCGGGCGCCCGGACGGTGGGCATCTCCATCGAGGCGCCGACGAAGGGCAAGGACGGCAAGGTCACCTCCATGCACGGCACGCAGGTCATCGCCTTCTCCCCGAAGACCGACGGCGGTTACGTGCTGTACGGCGAGGACGCCACCGTCGACGACTACACCAAGGACCTCCCCGCGCTGATCAAGGGCGCGAAGCCGTGA
- the pheA gene encoding prephenate dehydratase — protein sequence MPASYAYLGPEGTFTEVALRTLPESATRQLVPMVSVPAALDAVRAGEVEAAFVPIENSVEGGITTTIDQLAVGEPLMIYREVLLSITFALLVRPGTKLSDIKTVSAHPAAQPQVRNWMRDNLPDVVWESAASNADGARLVQEGRYDAAFAGEFAAARYGLEALETEIHDAENAQTRFVLVGRPARPAAPTGADKTSVVIWQRDDHPGALLELLQEFAVRGVNLMLLQSRPTGEGIGNYCFAIDAEGHIADRRVAEALMGLKRSCPKVRFLGSYPQADVDPKDMRAPRAGTSDGEFAAASDWLARCQDGRF from the coding sequence ATGCCAGCCAGCTACGCGTATCTCGGCCCCGAGGGCACCTTCACCGAAGTGGCCCTGCGGACTCTTCCGGAGTCGGCCACCCGGCAGCTCGTCCCGATGGTGTCCGTTCCGGCGGCCCTCGACGCCGTCCGGGCCGGTGAGGTCGAGGCCGCGTTCGTGCCGATCGAGAACTCGGTGGAGGGCGGCATCACCACGACGATCGACCAGCTGGCCGTCGGCGAGCCGCTGATGATCTACCGCGAGGTGCTCCTCTCGATCACCTTCGCGCTGCTGGTCCGCCCCGGTACGAAGCTCTCCGACATCAAGACGGTCAGCGCGCACCCGGCCGCCCAGCCGCAGGTGCGCAACTGGATGAGGGACAACCTCCCGGACGTCGTGTGGGAGTCGGCGGCCTCCAACGCGGACGGTGCCCGTCTGGTGCAGGAGGGGCGTTACGACGCGGCCTTCGCGGGTGAGTTCGCGGCGGCGCGGTACGGCCTGGAGGCCCTGGAGACCGAGATCCACGACGCGGAGAACGCGCAGACCCGGTTCGTCCTGGTGGGCCGGCCCGCCCGGCCCGCGGCGCCGACCGGTGCCGACAAGACGTCCGTGGTGATCTGGCAGCGCGACGACCATCCGGGTGCCCTGCTCGAACTGCTCCAGGAGTTCGCGGTCCGCGGGGTCAACCTGATGCTGCTGCAGTCCAGGCCGACCGGCGAGGGCATCGGCAACTACTGCTTCGCCATCGACGCGGAGGGGCACATCGCGGACCGGCGGGTGGCCGAGGCGCTGATGGGGCTCAAGAGGTCCTGCCCGAAGGTGCGGTTCCTCGGGTCCTATCCACAGGCCGACGTCGATCCGAAGGACATGCGCGCACCGCGGGCCGGTACGTCGGACGGCGAGTTCGCGGCGGCCTCGGACTGGCTGGCGCGCTGCCAGGACGGCCGCTTCTAG
- a CDS encoding YcnI family copper-binding membrane protein, which yields MKVSRIAATGVVAASAVLVLSGPAFAHVSVQPEGTAAKGGYATVNFKVPNERDKASTTKLEINFPADHPLASVMPQPVDGWNVKVTKSKLDKPLELHGEKINEAVTKVTWTADGKGIQPGFFQKFPLSIGALPEDADELVFKAIQTYSNDEVVRWIETQEKGGEEPETPAPVLALSAATDDHHGSAAADDDADEDADDAKAAASTTEAASADSSDTTARVLGVVGIVVGVAGVAFGVLAGRRRTNA from the coding sequence ATGAAGGTTTCTCGTATCGCCGCGACCGGTGTCGTCGCCGCCTCCGCCGTCCTCGTCCTGTCCGGCCCCGCGTTCGCGCACGTCAGCGTGCAGCCCGAGGGCACGGCCGCCAAGGGCGGGTACGCGACGGTCAACTTCAAGGTGCCGAACGAGCGCGACAAGGCCTCGACCACCAAGCTGGAGATCAACTTCCCGGCCGACCACCCGCTCGCCTCGGTCATGCCGCAGCCCGTCGACGGCTGGAACGTCAAGGTCACCAAGTCCAAGCTCGACAAGCCGCTCGAACTGCACGGCGAGAAGATCAACGAGGCCGTCACCAAGGTCACCTGGACCGCGGACGGCAAGGGCATCCAGCCCGGCTTCTTCCAGAAGTTCCCGCTCTCCATCGGGGCGCTGCCGGAGGACGCCGACGAGCTGGTCTTCAAGGCGATCCAGACGTACTCCAACGACGAGGTCGTGCGCTGGATCGAGACCCAGGAGAAGGGCGGGGAGGAGCCCGAGACGCCCGCTCCGGTGCTCGCGCTGTCCGCCGCGACCGACGACCACCACGGCTCCGCCGCCGCCGACGACGACGCCGATGAGGACGCCGACGACGCGAAGGCCGCCGCCTCCACCACCGAGGCCGCCTCCGCCGACAGCAGCGACACCACCGCCCGTGTGCTGGGCGTCGTGGGGATCGTCGTCGGCGTGGCGGGCGTGGCGTTCGGCGTTCTCGCCGGCCGCCGGCGTACCAACGCATAA
- a CDS encoding copper resistance CopC/CopD family protein, producing the protein MSQTIAPRVRTLLLLLLAVTGALLAGAVPVSAHAALTGSDPQQGAVVTEAPAQVSLTFSEQVAMSDGSVRVLDPKGERVDTGKTSGQGGNTYAVKLHSGLPDGTFTVTYQVVSADSHPVSGAFTFSIGAPSTTTVAVSDQEAGGGLVGGLYGFARYVSYAGFILLVGGSAFVLACWQRGTGVRAVQRLVVSGWLALTGATLAMLMLRGSYTGSGKFGDIFDLNLLSDVLQTKTGAALVSRLLLLAAAALFIAVLFGAYEKREDEEEKGDLTFGLAIGGFVVAAGLAATWAMAEHASTGLQAGIAMPADVLHLLAVAVWLGGLSTLLVVLYRAPSIERSAVQRFSQVAFGSVAVLVVTGIYQSWRQVGSWSALTGTWYGQLLLIKVALVVVLVGIAYVSRRWTARLAQTPTSAAKQSVKASVGAAASKKSNGSAAPTGGKGAKASKSPKGAKSSKASKVSTGSEENPDDKVTVPAGGEGGSSGGGAGGGGKRAAQLARQRAAVATARDKRLRDADPLRSGLRRSVLAEAGVAVVLLAVTTVLTSTEPGRTEEEAKAATAAASAAQTGEALSLDIPFDTGGEDGKGIARVELDPARVGGNDMHVYVERPNGKAFDIPEVKVSFTLKAKDIGPLPVVPDRIATGHWTASGVQIPMAGNWQIEVTVRTSDIDQVTVDKNAQIG; encoded by the coding sequence TTGAGTCAGACCATCGCTCCCCGTGTGCGGACGCTGTTGCTGCTGCTCCTCGCCGTCACCGGCGCACTCCTTGCCGGAGCCGTGCCCGTCTCCGCGCACGCCGCCCTGACCGGGAGCGACCCGCAGCAGGGAGCGGTGGTCACCGAGGCCCCCGCCCAGGTGTCGCTCACCTTCTCCGAGCAGGTCGCGATGTCCGACGGCTCGGTGCGCGTGCTCGACCCCAAGGGCGAGCGCGTCGACACCGGCAAGACGTCGGGGCAGGGCGGCAACACGTACGCCGTGAAGCTGCACTCCGGGCTGCCCGACGGCACGTTCACCGTGACCTACCAGGTGGTGTCGGCGGACAGCCATCCCGTCTCCGGGGCCTTCACCTTCTCCATCGGGGCGCCCTCCACGACCACGGTCGCCGTGTCCGACCAGGAGGCCGGCGGCGGGCTCGTGGGCGGCCTCTACGGCTTCGCGCGCTATGTGTCGTACGCGGGATTCATCCTGCTCGTCGGCGGCTCGGCCTTCGTGCTGGCCTGCTGGCAGCGCGGCACCGGTGTCCGGGCGGTGCAGCGGCTCGTGGTCTCCGGGTGGCTCGCCCTGACCGGGGCCACGCTCGCCATGCTGATGCTGCGCGGGTCGTACACCGGCTCGGGGAAGTTCGGGGACATCTTCGACCTGAACCTGCTCAGCGACGTGCTGCAGACCAAGACGGGCGCCGCCCTGGTGTCGAGGCTGCTGCTGCTCGCCGCCGCCGCGCTGTTCATCGCCGTGCTCTTCGGGGCGTACGAGAAGCGTGAGGACGAGGAGGAGAAGGGCGATCTGACCTTCGGGCTCGCGATCGGCGGGTTCGTCGTGGCGGCCGGTCTCGCCGCGACGTGGGCGATGGCCGAGCACGCCTCGACCGGGCTCCAGGCGGGGATCGCGATGCCCGCCGACGTGCTGCACCTGCTCGCCGTGGCGGTCTGGCTCGGCGGGCTGTCGACGTTGCTGGTGGTGCTCTACCGGGCGCCGTCGATCGAACGGTCCGCCGTACAGCGCTTCTCCCAGGTCGCGTTCGGCAGCGTGGCCGTGCTGGTCGTGACCGGGATCTACCAGTCGTGGCGGCAGGTCGGCTCGTGGTCCGCGCTCACCGGGACCTGGTACGGGCAGCTGCTGCTGATCAAGGTCGCCCTGGTGGTCGTCCTCGTCGGCATCGCGTACGTCTCGCGACGCTGGACCGCGCGGCTGGCGCAGACGCCGACGTCGGCGGCCAAGCAGTCCGTGAAGGCCTCGGTCGGGGCCGCGGCATCGAAGAAGTCGAACGGATCGGCTGCACCGACGGGGGGCAAGGGAGCCAAGGCGTCCAAGAGCCCGAAGGGAGCCAAGTCGTCCAAGGCGTCCAAGGTGTCCACCGGGTCCGAGGAGAACCCGGACGACAAGGTGACGGTCCCAGCGGGCGGCGAAGGCGGTAGCAGCGGCGGCGGCGCCGGTGGCGGCGGCAAGCGAGCCGCCCAGCTGGCCCGGCAGCGGGCCGCGGTGGCCACCGCGCGCGACAAGCGCCTGCGCGACGCCGACCCGCTCCGCTCCGGCCTGCGCCGCTCGGTGCTCGCCGAGGCGGGCGTCGCGGTCGTCCTGCTGGCCGTCACCACGGTGCTCACGTCCACCGAACCGGGGCGTACGGAGGAGGAGGCGAAAGCCGCCACCGCCGCCGCGTCCGCGGCGCAGACCGGTGAGGCGCTGTCGCTGGACATCCCGTTCGACACGGGCGGCGAGGACGGCAAGGGGATAGCCCGCGTCGAACTGGACCCGGCCCGCGTCGGCGGCAACGACATGCACGTCTACGTGGAGCGGCCGAACGGCAAGGCCTTCGACATCCCCGAGGTCAAGGTCTCCTTCACCCTCAAGGCGAAGGACATCGGACCGCTGCCCGTGGTCCCCGACCGCATCGCCACCGGACACTGGACGGCGAGCGGGGTGCAGATCCCCATGGCGGGCAACTGGCAGATCGAGGTGACCGTGCGGACGTCCGACATCGACCAGGTGACCGTGGACAAGAACGCGCAGATCGGCTGA
- the efeB gene encoding iron uptake transporter deferrochelatase/peroxidase subunit, which yields MAEQSTPKTPASKPSASKSSVPKSSVPKSSASKPSVPKTPAPETSVSETPASKPSPTRVVSRRRLLGTAGATGLALGAVGGAAGYAAAPAADRTALLSSVGADEVMFHGKHQPGITTALQAKGHLVAFDLAAGAGRKEAATLLRRWSTTAERLMAGEASANDDTDVARDAGPSSLTLTFGFGHSFFARTGLEKQRPIALDPLPDFSSDHLDKARSNGDLWVQIGANDSLVAFHALRAIQQDAGRAARVRWQMNGFNRSPGATTRPLTARNLMGQIDGTRNPKPSESDFDRRIFVPETSDPAWMAGGSYAVVRRIRMLLDDWEALSVKDQEEVIGRRKSDGAPLSGGTETTAMDLEKTGGDGKLVVPVNAHARITRPDENGGAAMLRRPFSFHDGIDADGVPDAGLLFVCWQADPLRGFVPVQRKLDRGDALSAFIRHESSGLFAVPGGASEGEYVGQKLLEG from the coding sequence ATGGCTGAACAGTCCACCCCGAAGACCCCTGCTTCGAAGCCCTCTGCTTCGAAGTCTTCTGTACCGAAGTCTTCTGTACCGAAGTCCTCTGCTTCGAAGCCCTCTGTACCGAAGACCCCTGCTCCGGAGACCTCTGTTTCGGAGACCCCCGCTTCGAAGCCCTCCCCCACCCGGGTCGTCTCCCGACGGCGGTTGTTGGGCACCGCCGGTGCCACCGGTCTCGCGCTCGGTGCGGTGGGCGGAGCCGCCGGTTACGCCGCCGCGCCCGCCGCCGACCGGACCGCGCTCCTCAGTTCGGTGGGCGCGGACGAGGTGATGTTTCACGGGAAACATCAGCCGGGCATCACCACCGCTCTGCAGGCCAAGGGTCATCTCGTCGCCTTCGACCTGGCGGCGGGCGCGGGCCGCAAGGAGGCGGCCACTCTGCTGCGGCGCTGGTCGACGACGGCCGAGCGGCTGATGGCGGGCGAGGCGTCCGCGAACGACGACACGGACGTGGCGCGCGATGCCGGCCCCTCGTCCCTCACGCTCACCTTCGGCTTCGGCCACAGCTTCTTCGCCCGTACGGGACTGGAGAAGCAGCGCCCGATCGCCCTCGACCCCCTGCCCGACTTCTCGTCGGACCACCTCGACAAGGCCCGCAGCAACGGCGACCTGTGGGTCCAGATCGGCGCGAACGACTCCCTCGTCGCCTTCCACGCCCTGCGCGCGATCCAGCAGGACGCGGGCCGGGCGGCCAGGGTGCGCTGGCAGATGAACGGCTTCAACCGCTCGCCGGGCGCCACCACCCGTCCGCTCACGGCCCGCAATCTCATGGGCCAGATCGACGGCACGCGTAATCCCAAGCCCTCGGAGTCCGACTTCGACCGGCGGATCTTCGTGCCCGAGACGAGCGACCCGGCGTGGATGGCGGGCGGTTCCTACGCCGTCGTACGCCGTATCCGGATGCTCCTCGACGACTGGGAGGCGCTTTCGGTCAAGGACCAGGAGGAGGTCATCGGGCGCCGGAAGTCCGACGGGGCACCGCTGTCCGGCGGCACCGAGACGACCGCGATGGACCTGGAGAAGACCGGCGGCGACGGCAAACTGGTGGTCCCCGTCAACGCGCACGCCCGGATCACCCGGCCCGACGAGAACGGCGGCGCGGCGATGCTCCGACGGCCCTTCTCCTTCCATGACGGCATCGACGCGGACGGTGTGCCGGACGCGGGGCTGCTCTTCGTCTGCTGGCAGGCCGACCCGTTGCGCGGCTTCGTACCGGTGCAGCGCAAGCTCGACCGCGGGGACGCGCTGTCCGCCTTCATCCGGCACGAGTCGAGCGGGCTCTTCGCGGTGCCGGGCGGGGCGTCGGAGGGGGAGTACGTGGGACAGAAGTTGCTGGAGGGCTGA
- a CDS encoding ATP-binding protein, which produces MSIWWSLHLRREAASVPLARRLLIGTMESAGVDPEISYDISVALSEACANAVEHGGDTDRGKSTEAYRVTAYLDGEKCRIEVTDSGPGFPSGRGRAPLRPSPSDAEHGRGLCLIQELADHVHIGSSVRGGAVVSFDKILKWREGTPLLAT; this is translated from the coding sequence ATGAGCATCTGGTGGTCCCTCCATCTCCGGCGTGAGGCGGCGAGTGTTCCGCTCGCCCGGCGCCTGCTGATCGGCACGATGGAGTCGGCGGGGGTGGATCCTGAGATCTCCTACGACATCTCCGTCGCGCTGAGCGAGGCCTGTGCCAACGCCGTCGAGCACGGGGGTGACACGGACCGGGGGAAGTCCACCGAGGCCTACCGGGTCACCGCCTATCTGGACGGCGAGAAGTGCCGTATCGAGGTGACCGACTCCGGCCCGGGGTTCCCCTCGGGACGTGGTCGTGCGCCCCTGCGGCCCTCCCCCAGCGACGCGGAGCACGGGCGGGGCCTGTGTCTCATCCAGGAACTCGCCGACCACGTCCACATCGGCAGCTCCGTCAGGGGCGGCGCCGTGGTCAGCTTCGACAAGATCCTCAAATGGCGCGAGGGAACACCGCTGCTGGCCACCTGA